The following proteins are encoded in a genomic region of Schistocerca serialis cubense isolate TAMUIC-IGC-003099 chromosome 9, iqSchSeri2.2, whole genome shotgun sequence:
- the LOC126419645 gene encoding uncharacterized protein LOC126419645 has product MAATEPQLVWPLPHVVRGLGILGLWVPPPGRRWRHLLLLAFVMVSHVCLLLTVNASIIMDTPTDLPRLSFIAYNCLTYIGLASKMFSFSLDGQRLTELLRLLAASRQRFPDAEGRRARHHVTATRLHRFLQVTYRMNSAYWSVAPIIRIVAAGSASRASRDLVIPLWLPLDTRASPAYETLYCLQLAFGWTVSETTVLVDGSLIALILQVAAELAVLNDRLAATAADVGQDVPGATRVQVSPASPSSLVVRERFGSSITTMSRSRYTPDEMYQQLVDNIKHHQIIIR; this is encoded by the exons GTGAGGGGTCTCGGCATCCTGGGGCTGTGGGTTCCGCCCCCGGGCCGCAGATGGCGCCACCTGCTGCTGCTCGCCTTCGTCATGGTCTCACACGTCTGCCTTCTGCTCACCGTCAACGCCAGCATCATCATGGACACGCCGACCGACCTTCCACGACTATCATTCATTGCCTACAACTGCTTGACTTACATAGGTCTAGCTTCAAAG ATGTTCTCGTTTTCCCTGGACGGACAGCGCCTGACGGAGCTGCTGCGACTGCTGGCAGCGTCTCGTCAACGATTCCCGGACGCAGAAGGCCGCAGAGCTCGCCACCACGTCACAGCTACGAGGCTGCATCGATTTCTGCAG GTGACTTACCGGATGAACTCGGCCTACTGGAGCGTGGCCCCCATCATCAGGATCGTGGCGGCTGGCAGCGCGTCCCGCGCCAGCAGGGACCTGGTGATCCCCCTGTGGCTGCCGCTCGACACCCGGGCCTCGCCGGCCTACGAGACGTTGTACTGCCTGCAGCTGGCCTTCGGCTGGACCGTCTCCGAGACCACGGTGCTGGTGGACGGCTCCCTCATAGCGCTCATACTGCAGGTGGCCGCGGAGCTCGCCGTCCTCAACGACAGGCTCGCCGCCACCGCAGCGGACGTTGGACAGGATGTGCCGGGGGCCACTCGTGTCCAGGTTTCGCCGGCGTCCCCATCGTCTTTGGTGGTTCGAGAACGGTTTGGGTCCTCAATCACCACCATGTCTCGAAGTAGATATACACCTGACGAAATGTATCAACAATTGGTCGACAATATAAAACACCATCAAATAATTATCAGGTAA